A region of uncultured Desulfobacter sp. DNA encodes the following proteins:
- a CDS encoding DUF1003 domain-containing protein, whose protein sequence is MEHAEHIENRSCQLCGRHADAIQLLAADIIRPAVAETIRKAYPGWSNDGFICVDDLNRFRYEYVSSLVEDEKGELTDLEKEVLESMSNHEILSVQVDQELESSISFGQRLSDQIAKFGGSWKFIILFAGILFVWIGINSISLLLKPFDPFPYIFLNLLLSCLAALQAPIIMMSQNRQEEKDRARATHDYKINLKAELEIRQLHQKVDHLLSHQWERLVEIQKVQLELMGEVRASKEKAK, encoded by the coding sequence ATGGAACATGCAGAACACATTGAGAACAGGTCCTGCCAACTTTGCGGCAGACACGCCGATGCCATCCAATTACTGGCAGCGGACATCATCCGGCCGGCAGTGGCGGAAACCATCAGAAAAGCCTACCCGGGCTGGTCAAATGACGGATTTATCTGTGTGGATGATTTAAACCGGTTTCGATACGAATATGTAAGCTCGCTTGTTGAAGACGAAAAGGGGGAGCTTACGGATTTGGAAAAAGAGGTTCTGGAAAGTATGTCCAACCATGAAATTTTATCCGTACAAGTCGACCAGGAGCTTGAATCATCAATATCATTTGGCCAGCGCCTGTCCGATCAGATTGCCAAGTTTGGTGGAAGCTGGAAATTTATCATCCTGTTCGCAGGTATTTTATTTGTCTGGATAGGAATCAATTCCATATCCTTGCTGCTTAAACCGTTTGATCCTTTTCCATATATTTTTCTCAATCTGTTGCTCTCCTGCCTTGCCGCATTACAGGCACCAATCATCATGATGAGCCAGAACAGGCAGGAGGAAAAAGATCGTGCCAGGGCAACCCATGACTATAAAATCAATTTGAAAGCCGAGCTTGAAATTCGCCAACTTCATCAGAAAGTAGACCATCTTTTATCTCATCAATGGGAGAGGCTGGTGGAAATTCAAAAAGTCCAGCTCGAACTGATGGGGGAGGTCCGGGCCTCAAAGGAAAAAGCGAAGTAG
- a CDS encoding DUF5698 domain-containing protein — protein sequence MLEQNILITGLFVFAARICDVSIGTIRTIMTVQGRTVISFILALFEITIWVLVASTVINQVHDKPLLVIFYAFGYATGNVVGILVEKKLAFGVIILKLLTRTAGREIADHLREKGQAVTIFVGEGMRGPVSELYIACRRRDLKWILPEVTKMDKEIFYVIEQARAISKMLRPVHTPLGGWRSTEKRK from the coding sequence ATGTTAGAACAAAATATTCTCATCACCGGTCTGTTTGTCTTTGCCGCAAGAATATGTGATGTGTCCATCGGAACCATCCGAACAATAATGACGGTTCAGGGCAGGACGGTAATCTCTTTTATCCTTGCTCTTTTTGAAATCACCATCTGGGTTCTGGTGGCCAGTACAGTGATCAACCAGGTCCATGACAAACCTCTTCTGGTCATATTTTATGCATTTGGCTATGCCACGGGAAATGTGGTGGGTATCCTGGTGGAAAAAAAACTGGCTTTCGGGGTGATCATCCTCAAGCTTTTAACCCGGACAGCCGGCCGTGAAATTGCCGACCATCTCAGGGAAAAGGGCCAGGCCGTAACGATTTTTGTTGGAGAGGGGATGCGGGGGCCTGTCAGTGAACTGTATATTGCCTGCCGTAGAAGGGATCTGAAGTGGATTCTTCCGGAGGTGACAAAGATGGATAAGGAGATATTTTATGTCATTGAGCAGGCAAGGGCCATCAGCAAAATGCTTCGCCCCGTCCATACACCCCTTGGCGGCTGGCGTAGTACCGAAAAGAGAAAATAA
- a CDS encoding universal stress protein, with protein MDRHFLITVSDQKSALYGVRFVGDFFPDKTNIKTTLFFSGPQTNPGADQEKELQAKGEQALEQAGTILMEKGFSKKNIMYKSRSSVLSTVTDIIQEAEKGTYDAVVLGRRGINILEEAFDESISEQLFKEKPVFPLWLCNTREGIGKDVLLYLDGSPASFQMADHVGFILAESKKHHIDLLAPESVFLEPSLMDQYIHILSRNNLDINRIRTQLPVSSNPAQQILKLTAKKTYAAVALGKAGSESNNILSRLSKGPVCSVLFKEMKHASLWLCG; from the coding sequence ATGGATAGGCACTTTTTAATTACCGTCTCAGATCAGAAAAGCGCGCTGTACGGTGTGCGCTTTGTTGGCGATTTTTTTCCGGATAAAACCAATATAAAAACTACTCTTTTTTTCTCAGGACCCCAGACGAATCCGGGGGCAGACCAGGAAAAGGAACTGCAGGCCAAGGGAGAACAGGCCCTTGAACAGGCCGGAACCATCCTGATGGAAAAAGGGTTTTCAAAAAAGAATATCATGTATAAATCCAGATCTTCGGTGCTTTCAACGGTTACAGACATCATCCAGGAGGCGGAAAAAGGGACCTATGATGCCGTTGTTTTGGGCCGAAGAGGAATCAACATCCTTGAAGAGGCTTTTGACGAAAGTATCAGTGAACAACTCTTTAAGGAAAAACCGGTGTTTCCTCTGTGGCTGTGCAACACCCGGGAAGGAATCGGTAAAGATGTTTTATTGTATCTGGACGGTTCTCCCGCCTCTTTTCAGATGGCGGACCACGTCGGATTTATCCTGGCTGAAAGCAAAAAGCACCACATTGACCTTCTGGCGCCTGAATCCGTATTTTTAGAGCCCTCTTTAATGGACCAGTACATACATATTTTATCCAGAAATAACCTGGATATAAACCGGATCAGAACGCAATTGCCTGTGTCAAGCAACCCGGCCCAGCAGATTTTAAAACTGACTGCAAAAAAGACCTATGCGGCTGTTGCGCTGGGAAAAGCTGGAAGCGAAAGCAATAACATACTGTCCCGTCTGTCTAAAGGCCCGGTGTGCTCTGTTCTGTTCAAAGAGATGAAGCATGCGTCTTTATGGCTGTGCGGGTAA
- a CDS encoding CdaR family protein: protein MTIEKVITVPVEYTATAEDVVMIGEKATDAKLHISGAKSDLDALSPAAVGVKIDLSQMSAGKQTVFISQDNLRLPRGVKLLDVDPASIEVNISKLTRTMLPVKPQLVGSLPDGLHMTSATVAPESVAVFVPSGDAGKSYKNITTTPVYLSNIRENTKFYCKVVAAQSVQPVDKR, encoded by the coding sequence ATGACAATTGAAAAGGTGATCACGGTTCCGGTGGAGTACACGGCCACGGCGGAGGATGTGGTTATGATAGGGGAAAAGGCCACCGACGCCAAGCTTCATATCAGTGGGGCCAAATCAGACCTTGATGCCCTGTCACCGGCGGCAGTAGGGGTCAAAATTGACCTTTCACAAATGTCCGCAGGAAAGCAGACCGTATTCATCAGTCAGGACAATCTCAGGCTGCCCCGGGGAGTCAAACTGCTTGATGTTGATCCGGCAAGCATTGAGGTCAACATCTCAAAACTGACACGCACCATGCTGCCGGTGAAGCCCCAGCTGGTGGGAAGCCTTCCCGATGGCTTGCACATGACCTCGGCCACGGTTGCGCCTGAATCTGTTGCCGTGTTTGTGCCTTCCGGGGATGCCGGAAAATCCTATAAAAACATCACCACCACACCGGTGTACCTGAGCAATATCCGGGAAAACACCAAATTTTACTGTAAAGTTGTTGCGGCCCAATCGGTTCAGCCCGTGGACAAGCGGTAG
- a CDS encoding BTAD domain-containing putative transcriptional regulator gives MSIAKTLPPFLPGLFKRTRLFNLLDQYRSYPALWVQGQAGAGKTSLVASYINQCELEPLWYRVDACDDDPATFFHYIGRAAKKMIPDRYLTLPEVTMESLGNLNPFAGQFFRELFERAAKPMILVFDNIHTLGPDSLMNDIFSVILDEIPQGVHLIMISRNPPPVALSRMQVNRRMAMIGPDLLRLTDEEVYSLSKLWSQHKAGPETIRHMNELTDGWIAGLVLLFERGKLDDSVIEIDNDYFFRYFASEIFDNLDEKKQNFLLHTACLNNITPPVASELTGIPQAIDILDDLCARNYFTSKSDQPEPVYRYHPLFKDFLLVRGAREFGSAKSKKIAARAAGILASLNQTEDAIELAKYSEDFFLMRDLVKRQAPEMLAQQRLQQLEKWLKSLPVEIHDSSPWFHYWSGCCRLPFNQKESRIHYELAYDRFKKQDDPEGVLLSASGVIIAIMTQWDDFRSLAPWILALDNMAGEDTGFSSNRTEAMVVLAMLSALLFHMPQHPKMEYWATRADKIIRDNNLDISIRMDTGNALAHCQFWKGDLACATHTIDILSLLVDEKKSATLPRLQSAMNQAILDWHRADFDQCLKRIDKGMALAGEMDFHILDDRLIAQSIFACLSTDNLPDASQLLDRMKRALKNQNRLSLSFYYYLSSLRHVLAGDLEMARQEARTAVDINKEVGAPYPEALTTITLACIHFQMGEVALAEKMLTKAWRAGMDMNSRTLELICELTRAWFHLNQDRNEKALVHLEKALSLQKKMGFINFPGWQTSMMKPLLLKALKNDIETDFVRDLIRKRNLHADSTVQISEKWPWPVRIYTFGGFSLYIDDGLLEFKGKAQQKPLELLKTLIALGGADVSKDRLMDFLWPDAEGDKGAKALDTTLHRFRKLIKSKQIIQVQGGKLSLNPRLCWLDTWAMENMFTQIETLMSLTSPDPEKASQLGQQLINRHKGCFLKDDHQPDCIISYRGYMYDRYLNRLGRIGSFWETLKDWDQAIAFYRRLVELDPRQEYFHQRLILSYRNQGLASEALAAFERCREALLFHYGIAPSARTEALLKSLQ, from the coding sequence ATGAGCATTGCTAAAACACTGCCACCATTTCTGCCCGGCCTGTTTAAAAGAACCCGGCTGTTTAACCTGCTCGATCAATATCGCAGTTATCCTGCCTTATGGGTGCAGGGGCAGGCCGGGGCCGGAAAAACCTCCCTTGTGGCCAGTTATATCAATCAGTGTGAATTGGAGCCTTTATGGTATCGCGTTGATGCATGTGACGATGACCCTGCCACATTTTTTCATTATATTGGCCGTGCAGCAAAGAAGATGATCCCGGACCGGTATCTTACTCTGCCCGAAGTTACGATGGAATCACTGGGAAATTTAAACCCATTTGCAGGGCAGTTCTTCCGGGAATTGTTTGAACGGGCTGCCAAACCAATGATTCTGGTGTTTGACAATATTCACACCCTTGGGCCGGACTCTTTAATGAATGACATTTTTTCGGTGATTCTGGACGAGATTCCCCAGGGAGTTCATCTGATTATGATCAGCCGGAATCCACCCCCTGTGGCCTTGAGCCGGATGCAGGTTAACCGCAGGATGGCAATGATAGGCCCGGACCTGTTAAGACTTACGGATGAAGAGGTATACAGTCTTTCAAAATTATGGTCTCAACACAAGGCAGGCCCTGAAACAATAAGGCATATGAATGAGCTTACCGACGGCTGGATTGCAGGTCTTGTGTTGTTGTTTGAACGTGGAAAATTGGATGACTCGGTAATAGAAATAGACAATGATTATTTCTTCCGTTATTTCGCAAGTGAGATTTTCGATAATCTTGATGAAAAAAAACAAAATTTTTTACTGCATACGGCCTGTCTAAACAACATTACCCCGCCTGTTGCCAGTGAACTGACAGGAATCCCCCAGGCCATAGATATACTGGATGATCTTTGCGCTCGAAATTACTTTACCAGCAAAAGCGATCAACCAGAACCGGTTTACCGGTACCACCCTCTGTTCAAAGATTTTTTGCTGGTTCGGGGCGCCCGGGAATTCGGCTCTGCTAAAAGCAAAAAAATCGCGGCCAGGGCGGCTGGTATTCTGGCTTCCCTGAATCAGACAGAGGATGCCATTGAACTTGCAAAATATTCAGAAGACTTTTTTCTGATGCGTGACCTTGTTAAAAGGCAGGCCCCTGAAATGCTGGCCCAGCAGCGGTTGCAGCAACTTGAAAAATGGCTGAAATCCCTGCCCGTGGAAATTCATGATTCTTCTCCATGGTTCCACTACTGGTCAGGCTGCTGCCGGCTTCCATTTAATCAGAAAGAAAGCCGCATACACTATGAGCTTGCCTATGACAGGTTTAAAAAGCAGGATGATCCGGAAGGGGTCCTGCTGTCCGCAAGTGGTGTTATTATCGCAATAATGACCCAATGGGATGATTTCAGATCTCTTGCGCCATGGATTCTGGCCCTTGATAACATGGCAGGAGAGGACACCGGGTTTTCTTCAAACAGGACCGAGGCCATGGTCGTTCTCGCCATGCTCAGCGCCTTGCTGTTCCATATGCCCCAACATCCTAAAATGGAATACTGGGCAACAAGAGCCGACAAAATAATCCGGGATAACAATCTTGATATATCCATCCGCATGGATACCGGGAATGCCCTGGCGCACTGCCAGTTCTGGAAGGGGGACCTGGCCTGCGCCACCCACACCATCGACATTTTATCTTTGCTTGTTGATGAAAAAAAATCCGCGACATTACCGCGCCTGCAAAGCGCTATGAACCAGGCCATCCTGGACTGGCACAGAGCCGATTTTGACCAGTGCCTTAAAAGAATAGACAAAGGGATGGCCCTGGCCGGTGAAATGGACTTTCATATCCTGGATGACCGGCTGATCGCGCAAAGCATTTTTGCATGCCTGTCCACGGACAACCTGCCGGATGCCAGCCAACTTCTGGATCGTATGAAGCGGGCCCTGAAAAATCAGAACCGGCTCTCTCTAAGCTTTTATTATTATTTGAGTAGTCTTCGCCACGTTCTTGCAGGTGATCTGGAAATGGCCCGGCAGGAGGCCCGGACAGCGGTTGACATCAACAAGGAGGTTGGCGCGCCATACCCTGAAGCACTGACGACCATTACACTGGCCTGCATCCATTTTCAGATGGGGGAAGTGGCACTGGCCGAAAAGATGCTGACAAAGGCTTGGCGGGCCGGCATGGATATGAACAGCAGAACCCTGGAACTGATTTGTGAGCTGACACGGGCATGGTTCCACTTAAATCAGGATCGGAACGAAAAAGCTCTGGTTCATTTAGAAAAAGCGCTTTCGCTACAAAAGAAAATGGGGTTCATCAATTTCCCTGGCTGGCAGACCAGTATGATGAAACCGCTGCTGCTCAAAGCACTTAAAAACGACATTGAAACAGATTTTGTTCGGGACCTTATCCGTAAAAGGAATCTGCATGCGGATTCAACCGTACAAATCAGCGAAAAATGGCCGTGGCCTGTCAGGATATATACCTTTGGCGGGTTCTCTTTGTATATTGATGACGGGCTTCTTGAGTTTAAAGGAAAGGCCCAGCAAAAGCCGCTGGAACTGTTGAAAACGTTGATCGCCCTTGGAGGGGCAGATGTCAGCAAAGACCGTCTGATGGACTTTTTGTGGCCGGATGCCGAAGGTGACAAAGGGGCAAAGGCCTTGGATACGACGCTGCACCGTTTTCGCAAGCTGATTAAAAGCAAGCAGATTATCCAGGTGCAGGGGGGCAAACTCTCTCTTAACCCCAGGCTTTGCTGGCTGGATACCTGGGCAATGGAAAATATGTTTACTCAAATCGAAACCCTTATGTCTTTGACATCACCTGACCCGGAAAAAGCGTCACAACTGGGGCAGCAGCTTATCAACCGCCATAAAGGCTGCTTTTTAAAAGATGACCATCAACCGGACTGCATCATCAGCTACCGTGGATACATGTACGACCGCTATCTTAACAGACTTGGCAGAATCGGATCTTTCTGGGAAACTTTAAAAGACTGGGATCAGGCCATTGCGTTTTACCGGCGGCTGGTAGAGCTGGATCCAAGGCAGGAATATTTCCATCAGCGACTTATTCTGTCTTATAGGAATCAAGGCCTTGCTTCCGAAGCGCTGGCAGCTTTTGAACGCTGCCGGGAAGCCCTTTTATTCCATTATGGCATAGCACCGTCAGCCCGAACCGAAGCGCTTCTTAAAAGCCTGCAATAG